A stretch of Episyrphus balteatus chromosome 2, idEpiBalt1.1, whole genome shotgun sequence DNA encodes these proteins:
- the LOC129912060 gene encoding uncharacterized protein LOC129912060 has product MDSRVLQVNPIDYSTKPKNTLSPGSAMMEQVYQEYPSTSSRYTNSASVIYEVESSDDDDELPSTSSSSSALSHSQFSNAMLDPLKLNKNPYIAPMIPPPMWWWRVDEPSTRSSEIYQGKIVYIQSNPNEPNQIHEGDIVIEKFPHPQTHKIDTSATTYYEQQFPWETHKKMVKVEKLLIDNTELPKVVKSAIFDSNIYPREFQRTINHNQVNFRSTVEIYGRFAHTSIVCYRPNPEMYPDNIIYYRREVKMKKSCIIEKHSQFYKKKSKLACANFCTTVKLSNKLLLPAERRRLRRLIRNGNQASGKSQFFENLIIKNF; this is encoded by the coding sequence AAACCAAAGAATACCTTATCACCTGGATCTGCAATGATGGAACAAGTTTATCAAGAGTATCCATCTACTTCTTCACGTTATACGAATTCAGCATCAGTTATCTATGAAGTTGAATCtagcgatgatgatgatgaattaCCGTCgacgtcgtcgtcatcgtctgCACTGTCACATTCTCAATTCTCAAATGCTATGCTTGatccattaaaattaaataaaaacccttATATAGCACCCATGATCCCTCCTCCAATGTGGTGGTGGAGAGTTGATGAGCCTTCTACTCGTAGTTCCGAAATCTACCAAGGAAAAATCGTTTACATTCAAAGCAATCCCAATGAACCTAACCAAATTCACGAGGGAGACattgttattgaaaaatttcctcATCCACAGACACATAAAATTGACACTTCAGCTACTACATACTATGAGCAGCAATTTCCATGGGAAACTcataaaaaaatggtaaaagtgGAAAAATTACTGATTGACAATACCGAATTACCAAAGGTAGTAAAGAGTGCAATATTTGATTCCAATATCTATCCCAGAGAATTCCAACGAACGATAAACCACAATCAAGTAAATTTTCGTAGTACTGTAGAAATTTATGGTAGATTTGCGCACACATCAATCGTTTGCTATCGACCTAATCCAGAAATGTATCCAGACAATATTATTTACTATAGGCGTgaagtgaaaatgaaaaaatcttgCATAATTGAAAAACATAGTCAATTCTATAAGAAGAAATCTAAATTGGCGTGTGCAAATTTTTGCACTACAGTAAAACTTTCGAATAAATTATTGTTGCCAGCTGAAAGACGTCGTTTGAGGCGTTTAATTCGTAATGGAAATCAGGCATCCGGAAAGAGTCAATTTTTCGAGAActtaataatcaaaaatttttga